Proteins encoded by one window of Glycine soja cultivar W05 chromosome 15, ASM419377v2, whole genome shotgun sequence:
- the LOC114386827 gene encoding protein CHUP1, chloroplastic-like isoform X1 codes for MVAGKVKLSMGFPKSLAPPTPPHSTPGNSSFTRSFGAYFSRSSAQVQPRPSDILDLLRLVEDLRDRESRLKTELLEHKLLKETVTIVPLLENQISASDAQLEINAKKMEQVEAENEKLRNELEELKLRMEEEKTENMRKTKALEDEIAELNKTASDPVCKALVNDEDSSLECKSFENDEHLQTPLEVPARPNFIKSLKKTALDHTSVNHKQLVVVVADFKPEVAESERPRRDSEELADSAESSLTRSRAPRVPKPPPRRSLSSSTLLSSKNGNFKMEQVISQPPRVAPPPPPPPPRAASKSAPPPPPPPLKGSRQVTAKVRKIPEVVEFYHSLMRRESQSRRESVSGDVEVPPTTANPRDMIGEIENRSSHLLAIKTDVETQGDFIRCLIKEVEGAAFTDIEDVVLFVKWLDDELSYLVDERAVLKHFDWPEQKADALREAAFGYCDLKKLESEASSFRDDPRQPCGPALKKMQVLFEKLEHGVFNISRMRESATNRYKVFHIPVHWMLDNGFVSQMKLASVKLAMKYMRRVSAELETGGGGGPEEEEIVVQGVRFAFRAHQFAGGFDVETMRAFQELRGKAMSCNLQCHSQQQKFFCRSATC; via the exons ATGGTAGCTGGCAAGGTCAAGCTCTCAATGGGCTTCCCCAAGTCCCTGGCGCCCCCTACTCCTCCGCATTCCACCCCCGGCAACTCCTCCTTCACGCGCTCTTTCGGCGCATACTTCTCACGCTCCTCCGCTCAGGTTCAGCCCCGCCCCTCCGACATCCTCGACCTCCTCCGCCTCGTGGAGGACCTTCGCGACAGAGAGTCTCGCCTCAAAACAGAGCTTCTTGAACACAAGCTCCTCAAGGAAACCGTGACCATCGTCCCCCTTCTCGAGAACCAGATTTCCGCAAGTGACGCGCAGCTTGAAATCAATGCCAAGAAAATGGAACAAGTGGAGGCAGAGAATGAGAAACTGAGGAACGAGCTCGAAGAACTAAAGCTCCGAATGGAAGAAGAGAAAACAGAGAACATGAGAAAAACTAAGGCGTTGGAGGATGAGATAGCGGAGCTCAATAAAACGGCGTCGGATCCCGTTTGCAAGGCGTTGGTAAACGACGAGGATTCTTCGCTTGAATGCAAGTCGTTTGAAAACGACGAGCATTTGCAAACGCCTTTGGAGGTGCCAGCGAGGCCAAATTTTATCAAGAGTTTGAAAAAAACGGCGTTGGATCATACAAGTGTGAACCACAAGcagcttgttgttgttgttgcggATTTTAAACCAGAGGTGGCGGAAAGTGAAAGACCGCGTCGTGACTCGGAGGAACTCGCTGATTCTGCCGAGTCGAGTTTAACCAGGTCACGTGCGCCTCGTGTTCCCAAACCGCCGCCGAGACGGTCGTTGTCTTCTTCGACTCTGCTTTCTTCTAAGAATGGCAATTTCAAAATGGAGCAAGTGATTTCGCAACCTCCGAGGGTGGCGCCGCCcccgcctcctcctcctccccgGGCTGCGTCTAAGTCTGCTCCGCCTCCTCCGCCACCGCCGCTTAAGGGGAGTAGGCAGGTTACGGCGAAGGTGAGGAAGATACCGGAAGTGGTGGAGTTCTACCACTCGTTAATGAGGAGGGAATCGCAGTCCCGGCGGGAATCAGTCTCCGGCGATGTGGAAGTGCCGCCTACGACGGCGAATCCACGTGACATGATCGGCGAGATTGAGAACCGTTCATCTCACCTGCTCGCA ATAAAAACAGATGTTGAAACACAAGGAGACTTTATCCGATGCTTAATCAAAGAAGTGGAGGGTGCTGCATTTACAGACATTGAAGACGTTGTTCTCTTTGTTAAATGGCTTGATGACGAGCTTTCTTATTTg GTGGATGAACGAGCAGTGTTGAAACACTTCGATTGGCCAGAGCAGAAGGCCGATGCCCTGCGTGAGGCTGCATTCGGGTATTGTGATCTGAAGAAGCTAGAATCTGAGGCTTCTTCGTTTCGTGATGATCCTCGGCAGCCATGTGGTCCAGCCCTTAAGAAGATGCAGGTTCTCTTTGAAAA ATTAGAGCATGGGGTTTTCAACATCTCTAGAATGAGAGAATCAGCAACAAATAGATACAAAGTCTTCCACATACCTGTCCATTGGATGCTTGATAATGGTTTTGTGAGCCAG ATGAAGCTGGCATCTGTGAAATTAGCCATGAAGTACATGCGGAGAGTCTCTGCTGAGCTTGAgacaggtggtggtggtggtccTGAAGAAGAGGAGATCGTTGTCCAAGGAGTTAGATTTGCATTTCGAGCACATCAG TTTGCTGGGGGGTTTGATGTGGAGACAATGAGAGCATTCCAAGAATTGAGAGGTAAAGCGATGTCATGCAATCTTCAATGTCATAGCCAGCAACAGAAATTCTTTTGCAGGTCTGCAACCTGCTAG
- the LOC114386827 gene encoding protein CHUP1, chloroplastic-like isoform X2, whose protein sequence is MVAGKVKLSMGFPKSLAPPTPPHSTPGNSSFTRSFGAYFSRSSAQVQPRPSDILDLLRLVEDLRDRESRLKTELLEHKLLKETVTIVPLLENQISASDAQLEINAKKMEQVEAENEKLRNELEELKLRMEEEKTENMRKTKALEDEIAELNKTASDPVCKALVNDEDSSLECKSFENDEHLQTPLEVPARPNFIKSLKHKQLVVVVADFKPEVAESERPRRDSEELADSAESSLTRSRAPRVPKPPPRRSLSSSTLLSSKNGNFKMEQVISQPPRVAPPPPPPPPRAASKSAPPPPPPPLKGSRQVTAKVRKIPEVVEFYHSLMRRESQSRRESVSGDVEVPPTTANPRDMIGEIENRSSHLLAIKTDVETQGDFIRCLIKEVEGAAFTDIEDVVLFVKWLDDELSYLVDERAVLKHFDWPEQKADALREAAFGYCDLKKLESEASSFRDDPRQPCGPALKKMQVLFEKLEHGVFNISRMRESATNRYKVFHIPVHWMLDNGFVSQMKLASVKLAMKYMRRVSAELETGGGGGPEEEEIVVQGVRFAFRAHQFAGGFDVETMRAFQELRGKAMSCNLQCHSQQQKFFCRSATC, encoded by the exons ATGGTAGCTGGCAAGGTCAAGCTCTCAATGGGCTTCCCCAAGTCCCTGGCGCCCCCTACTCCTCCGCATTCCACCCCCGGCAACTCCTCCTTCACGCGCTCTTTCGGCGCATACTTCTCACGCTCCTCCGCTCAGGTTCAGCCCCGCCCCTCCGACATCCTCGACCTCCTCCGCCTCGTGGAGGACCTTCGCGACAGAGAGTCTCGCCTCAAAACAGAGCTTCTTGAACACAAGCTCCTCAAGGAAACCGTGACCATCGTCCCCCTTCTCGAGAACCAGATTTCCGCAAGTGACGCGCAGCTTGAAATCAATGCCAAGAAAATGGAACAAGTGGAGGCAGAGAATGAGAAACTGAGGAACGAGCTCGAAGAACTAAAGCTCCGAATGGAAGAAGAGAAAACAGAGAACATGAGAAAAACTAAGGCGTTGGAGGATGAGATAGCGGAGCTCAATAAAACGGCGTCGGATCCCGTTTGCAAGGCGTTGGTAAACGACGAGGATTCTTCGCTTGAATGCAAGTCGTTTGAAAACGACGAGCATTTGCAAACGCCTTTGGAGGTGCCAGCGAGGCCAAATTTTATCAAGAGTTTGAAA CACAAGcagcttgttgttgttgttgcggATTTTAAACCAGAGGTGGCGGAAAGTGAAAGACCGCGTCGTGACTCGGAGGAACTCGCTGATTCTGCCGAGTCGAGTTTAACCAGGTCACGTGCGCCTCGTGTTCCCAAACCGCCGCCGAGACGGTCGTTGTCTTCTTCGACTCTGCTTTCTTCTAAGAATGGCAATTTCAAAATGGAGCAAGTGATTTCGCAACCTCCGAGGGTGGCGCCGCCcccgcctcctcctcctccccgGGCTGCGTCTAAGTCTGCTCCGCCTCCTCCGCCACCGCCGCTTAAGGGGAGTAGGCAGGTTACGGCGAAGGTGAGGAAGATACCGGAAGTGGTGGAGTTCTACCACTCGTTAATGAGGAGGGAATCGCAGTCCCGGCGGGAATCAGTCTCCGGCGATGTGGAAGTGCCGCCTACGACGGCGAATCCACGTGACATGATCGGCGAGATTGAGAACCGTTCATCTCACCTGCTCGCA ATAAAAACAGATGTTGAAACACAAGGAGACTTTATCCGATGCTTAATCAAAGAAGTGGAGGGTGCTGCATTTACAGACATTGAAGACGTTGTTCTCTTTGTTAAATGGCTTGATGACGAGCTTTCTTATTTg GTGGATGAACGAGCAGTGTTGAAACACTTCGATTGGCCAGAGCAGAAGGCCGATGCCCTGCGTGAGGCTGCATTCGGGTATTGTGATCTGAAGAAGCTAGAATCTGAGGCTTCTTCGTTTCGTGATGATCCTCGGCAGCCATGTGGTCCAGCCCTTAAGAAGATGCAGGTTCTCTTTGAAAA ATTAGAGCATGGGGTTTTCAACATCTCTAGAATGAGAGAATCAGCAACAAATAGATACAAAGTCTTCCACATACCTGTCCATTGGATGCTTGATAATGGTTTTGTGAGCCAG ATGAAGCTGGCATCTGTGAAATTAGCCATGAAGTACATGCGGAGAGTCTCTGCTGAGCTTGAgacaggtggtggtggtggtccTGAAGAAGAGGAGATCGTTGTCCAAGGAGTTAGATTTGCATTTCGAGCACATCAG TTTGCTGGGGGGTTTGATGTGGAGACAATGAGAGCATTCCAAGAATTGAGAGGTAAAGCGATGTCATGCAATCTTCAATGTCATAGCCAGCAACAGAAATTCTTTTGCAGGTCTGCAACCTGCTAG